A region of Vitis riparia cultivar Riparia Gloire de Montpellier isolate 1030 chromosome 12, EGFV_Vit.rip_1.0, whole genome shotgun sequence DNA encodes the following proteins:
- the LOC117926984 gene encoding AAA-ATPase ASD, mitochondrial-like: MGEMLGNLGSVMAALMFIWAMFQQYFPHDLRRHIEKYSHRLMKVFYPYIQITVPEYGRNHFMRNEVYTAIETYLSSNTAVQAKRLKADTAKNNHSLVLTIDDHEEVEDEFEGVKLWWASSTITARNQTFPFYGQPDEKRYYRLTFHKKHRDLITKEYLSHVLREGKAINVRTRQRKLYTNNGSMWSHVVFDHPATFHTLAMEAEKKRKIIEDLVSFSKAEDFYARIGKAWKRGYLLYGPPGTGKSTMIAAMANLLEYDVYDLELTAVKDNTELRKLLIQTSSKSIIVIEDIDCSLDLTGQRKTKKENEAAEEEEKDPIKKQAKVGDSDQGKTSKVTLSGLLNFIDGLWSACKGERLIVFTTNYMEKLDPALIRRGRMDKPIELSYCSFESFKVLARNYLELDSHHLFDTIERLLGESRVTPADVAEHLMPKTSVADAETSLKSLVQALEMAKEEAMLKAKEEAKEKESSAREED, encoded by the coding sequence atgggggAGATGCTGGGCAATTTGGGGTCTGTGATGGCGGCGTTGATGTTCATCTGGGCCATGTTCCAGCAATACTTCCCTCACGACCTTCGCCGCCATATCGAAAAATACTCCCACAGATTGATGAAGGTTTTCTACCCTTACATCCAAATCACTGTCCCTGAATACGGCAGAAATCATTTCATGCGCAATGAAGTCTACACCGCCATCGAAACCTATCTCAGCTCCAATACCGCCGTCCAAGCCAAGCGCCTCAAGGCCGACACCGCCAAAAACAACCATTCACTGGTTCTCACCATTGATGATCATGAGGAGGTTGAAGACGAGTTTGAGGGAGTCAAGCTGTGGTGGGCTTCAAGCACCATCACAGCCAGAAATCAGACCTTCCCTTTCTATGGGCAGCCGGATGAGAAGAGGTACTACCGGCTGACTTTCCACAAGAAACACCGGGATTTGATCACCAAGGAGTACCTCAGTCATGTGTTGAGGGAAGGGAAGGCGATTAATGTCAGAACCCGGCAGCGGAAGCTTTATACCAACAATGGGTCGATGTGGAGCCATGTGGTATTTGATCACCCTGCAACTTTTCATACCCTTGCTATGGAGGctgagaagaagaggaagattATCGAGGACTTGGTTTCTTTCAGCAAAGCAGAGGATTTCTACGCAAGAATTGGGAAAGCTTGGAAGCGGGGTTACCTCCTTTATGGCCCTCCTGGGACGGGAAAATCTACCATGATTGCTGCCATGGCGAATCTGTTGGAGTACGACGTCTATGATCTTGAACTCACGGCGGTCAAGGACAACACCGAGCTGAGGAAGCTGCTGATCCAGACGTCGAGCAAGTCCATCATTGTGATTGAGGACATCGACTGCTCCCTCGATTTGACGGGTCAGAGGAAGACGAAGAAGGAGAACGAGGCGGCtgaggaagaagagaaagacCCCATTAAAAAACAAGCGAAGGTAGGGGATTCTGATCAAGGGAAAACCAGCAAGGTGACTCTCTCCGGGCTGTTGAACTTCATTGACGGCCTTTGGTCGGCCTGCAAGGGGGAAAGGCTGATAGTGTTCACGACAAACTACATGGAGAAGCTCGACCCAGCTCTGATTCGGCGAGGAAGGATGGACAAGCCAATCGAATTATCATACTGCAGCTTTGAATCGTTCAAGGTGCTGGCTAGGAACTATCTGGAGCTTGATTCCCACCACCTATTCGACACGATTGAGAGGCTGTTGGGGGAAAGTAGAGTGACCCCAGCTGATGTTGCCGAGCATTTGATGCCTAAGACAAGTGTGGCTGATGCCGAAACAAGCTTGAAGAGCCTGGTTCAGGCATTGGAGATGGCCAAGGAAGAAGCAATGTTGAAGGCCAAGGAAGAAGCCAAAGAGAAGGAGTCATCTGCTAGGGAAGAAGATTGA